The Mytilus edulis chromosome 12, xbMytEdul2.2, whole genome shotgun sequence genome contains a region encoding:
- the LOC139499594 gene encoding uncharacterized protein — protein sequence MASIVLSILFAIEIIKIVGVVTYDIKCPHKSHWQFRAIKSKCENEPFYHCLYDKNTKNLTEKCTKPDDIPSGYRAVLSGNLDAEKCSDTYFAPFIYWSNDSVECPYLKSVCAEEGQVILDNGSEEEDVKCFCDYRQGYEYIFKPKHDCYCSPTDEDCTCYRKRCKEEGSILTSDYICLTKDQIVPDMKCEITNKSGSNVNEDHTIKANEGLFPDTNIDKYHLKTSFIVLGIILIGVSALIISCIRYCMNMERTRGTNEQELLWESVKSLSKFQDLSKKLEMNSLLVLKGRTGTGKNTIATCLKKTCRSKPCQIKRLTDQELSGIEYLLTNMKETKLIILAEHISPEFRSLLKPHNPSDIICDLDDDNFYDTKDKENILTFHRRKNNIPSEDEWEQCQTNQNSTEVYMKTSLEADLCKEKTLKGFPWMCATLCKDHINLGIRYFRQPPVDLVSDLDNLKIKGEHDNRSAIKYCLLVSVLLSNDDELTVDNILDKSFEKAMTDIYPKKKTFYHGKC from the exons ATGGCGAGTATAGTGTTATCAATACTTTTTGCA ATTGAAATAATCAAAATAGTTGGAGTTGTGACGTATGACATAAAATGCCCTCATAAGTCTCACTGGCAATTTAGGGCGATAAAATCTAAGTGTGAAAACGAACCATTTTACCattgtttatatgataaaaatacaaagaatttGACAGAGAAATGTACAAAACCCGATGATATACCATCAG GTTATCGTGCTGTTCTAAGTGGAAATCTAGATGCCGAAAAATGTTCAGATACGTATTTTGCACCATTCATCTATTGGTCAAATGATAGTGTCGAGTGTCCATATCTAAAGTCAGTATGTGCTGAGGAAGGTCAAGTTATACTAGACAATGGATCGGAGGAAGAAGatgtaaaatgtttttgtgaTTATAGACAGGGATATGAATATATCTTCAAACCAAAACATGACTGTTATTGTTCGCCTACGGACGAGGACTGCACTTGTTACCGTAAAAGGTGTAAGGAGGAAGGTTCTATTCTTACATCAG attatatTTGCTTAACCAAGGATCAAATTGTACCAGACATGAAATGTGAAATAACCAATAAAAG CGGAAGTAACGTAAACGAAGATCACACAATTAAAGCAAACGAAGGATTGTTTCCAG ATACCAATATCGATAAATATCATCTGAAGACTTCTTTCATTGTACTGGGTATTATTTTGATTGGTGTGTCTGCTT taattatatcatgtatacgGTATTGCATGAATATGGAAAGAACAAGAGGAACAAACGAGCAAGAACTTTTGTGGGAAAGTGTTAAAAGTTTGTCTAAGTTTCAAGATTTAAGTAAAAAACTTGAAATGAACTCTCTATTGGTTTTAAAAGGGAGGACGGGGACAGGAAAAAATACAATTGCAACTTGTCTAAAAAAAACTTGTAGAAGCAAACCGTGTCAGATCAAGCGTTTGACAGACCAGGAACTCAGTGgaattgaatatttgttgacaAATATGAAAGAAACAAAACTAATAATACTAGCCGAACATATCTCACCTGAGTTTAGAAGCTTGTTGAAACCACACAACCCATCAGACATTATATGCGACCTTGATGATGATAACTTTTATGATACGAAAGACAAGGAAAACATTTTGACATTCCATAGAAGGAAGAATAATATACCTTCAGAGGATGAATGGGAGCAGTGTCAAACAAATCAAAATAGTACAGAGGTTTATATGAAAACATCTTTAGAGGCTGATCTATGCAAAGAGAAAACTCTGAAAGGTTTCCCATGGATGTGTGCCACACTTTGTAAAGATCATATTAATCTAGGAATCCGGTATTTCAGACAACCACCAGTAGATCTGGTCTCAGATCTAGATAATTTAAAGATAAAAGGTGAACACGATAACCGTAGTGCAATCAAATACTGTTTATTGGTTAGTGTTTTACTCAGCAATGACGACGAACTAACGGTTGATAATATATTGGATAAATCGTTTGAAAAGGCAATGACAGATATTtatcctaaaaaaaaaacattttaccatGGAAAATGTTAA